A region of Vigna radiata var. radiata cultivar VC1973A chromosome 6, Vradiata_ver6, whole genome shotgun sequence DNA encodes the following proteins:
- the LOC106763864 gene encoding probable BOI-related E3 ubiquitin-protein ligase 3 has product MAFPQHHFQRHYQTQQQQPQTKPFRNLQAIDGQIPQQVAFYNPTDLQDQSQHPPYIPPFHVVGFAPGPVPPADGSDGGVDLQLQWNYGLEPERKRLKEQDFLENNSQISSVDFLQPRSVSTGLGLSLDNTRLTSTGDSALLSLIGDDIERELQQQDVEIDRFLKVQGERLRQSILEKVQATQLQSVSLIEDKVLQKLREKEAEVESINKRNMELEDRMEQLTVEAGSWQQRARYNENMIAALKFNLQQAYVQSRDSKEGCGDSEVDDTASCCNGRTLDFHLLSKENTDMKEMMTCKACRVNEVTMVLLPCKHLCLCKDCESKLSFCPLCQSSKFISMEVYM; this is encoded by the exons ATGGCTTTCCCTCAGCACCACTTCCAACGGCACTACCAAACCCAACAACAACAGCCACAGACCAAACCCTTCAG AAATCTGCAAGCAATAGATGGTCAGATTCCACAGCAGGTGGCGTTTTACAACCCTACTGATTTGCAAGATCAGTCCCAGCATCCACCCTACATACCTCCCT TTCATGTTGTTGGGTTTGCTCCGGGTCCTGTTCCTCCTGCTGATGGCAGTGATGGTGGAGTTGATTTGCAATTGCAATGGAATTATGGTTTGGAGCCAGAGAGGAAGAGACTTAAAGAACAGGACTTTTTGGAGAACAATTCTCAGATATCTTCTGTTGATTTTCTCCAACCACGATCAGTTTCAACTGGGTTAGGCTTGTCACTCGACAATACTCGCCTGACATCCACCGGAGACTCAGCTTTGTTGTCGCTCATTGGCGATGACATTGAGCGTGAGTTGCAGCAACAGGATGTAGAGATAGATAGATTTCTCAAAGTGCAG GGTGAAAGGCTGCGTCAATCAATCTTAGAAAAGGTTCAAGCAACACAGCTTCAGAGTGTCTCACTCATAGAAGACAAAGTACTTCAGAAACTTCGTGAGAAAGAAGCTGAGGTTGAAAGCATCAACAAGAGGAATATGGAACTTGAAGATCGAATGGAGCAGTTGACTGTGGAAGCTGGTTCATGGCAGCAGCGAGCAAGATACAATGAAAACATGATTGCTGCTCTCAAGTTCAACCTTCAGCAAGCATATGTCCAAAGTAGAGATAGTAAAGAAGGATGTGGTGACAGTGAGGTTGATGACACGGCTTCTTGCTGCAATGGCCGTACCCTTGATTTTCATCTGCTTTCTAAGGAGAACACTGATATGAAAGAGATGATGACATGCAAGGCTTGCAGAGTGAATGAAGTGACCATGGTTTTGTTACCTTGTAAGCATCTTTGCCTCTGTAAAGATTGTGAAAGTAAGCTTAGTTTCTGTCCTCTATGTCAATCCTCCAAATTTATAAGCATGGAGGTCTACATGTAA
- the LOC106764840 gene encoding uncharacterized protein LOC106764840, producing the protein MDPPTGPPRKKRKMSKSKGIPSFDSHRFLTEDHQQWYAVVENRNLLPERKVVLQTGEHEEFQQELKRRKWIKLTKYAAHANVAVVKEFYANAMLLKAGDPTFKSFVRGKEISYSGRVINHFLGTELNLGPSGCQYVEWCNKKKDYLKVAEKLCKRGADYVTSAAGHKRRILRGDLVPLAQIWTSFLHSNISPCSHTSDITERRSQMVYAIMAGLSMDVGAIIAQEIHLTANSGSTGQLSFPSLITELCRRAGVDVSEPPFQKPRQPINAQFILKNCMGSETRAPLVRAAPPAVPGSIPHRLELLEIDQQLIHQKLDALYRSQVLMMSSIRSLIPGISQDSFHFPSAEEFDSNVAWPKLPEKQDSIEETDEHAVEKEVDEPAEEEGVRMLLMLRKKRMSSLETRFMADPSTPPPSQSEDQSQSSQSEDQSQSSTRPKCRRATRLRDLTISRSADQRLPIQFDTSTGKVFGDNRARFTSFVALLGRSKVSILIDDWDHVLEEVKNQIWQTIMLTYDVPNTILLRTKWISYAGQRWRCFKTDLTSRYIYGKLSHKNPCEIYEFLDEETWQAFRDKRLDPTFQEKRKAAQDMVKKNLHPHRLSRGGYHRLEEIMIREASSLATDDRLDLSLISPPPRHEKWKRARTKPTGEYISEETRLVAERIDDLVEKSSQGLFTQQGRDDILATAIGRPEKPGYVRGVGGGVGIKQFFGGTTRRVTLAQLAESDKKVLRNEFKKELFPELRDELLSEIKSEIASLGLAIQGPPKGTPPIVASTKGSCHLPEESEDGVDVPVDCELYVDDPPGHLVALGKIYNLGNIIHHETIKDDMLRVVVVDIKDCSACVPVPSEEVQTVGQAPENFVIWPSRLTKPILDISRKTNIVTPSQPQLSPLQQLGVKVVTMGNKTIEIDMPLELTCKTATTTLSICNRDICEIVFGNDLSTIVLQVWNLYLYHLSIERKNATIYGFLDPVIIQRVGNKSKEMQKYLTEMFEKASKEVYLAPYLHKGHWQLIVIVPNRSLVVLLCSLHKKANTLSIKNMLEMSLEAYSKLRGIPSGSRKKMQIVTPNCRRQLDSYECGYYVMKHMHTIICTNITDSWDKIFIDSSSMEAPIIEDIRIKWASFILSVSKL; encoded by the exons ATGGATCCTCCAACCGGACCACCcaggaaaaaaaggaagatgTCAAAATCCAAAGGCATTCCATCTTTTGATTCCCACCGGTTCCTTACAGAAGATCACCAACAATGGTATGCAGTAGTCGAGAACCGGAACTTATTACCAGAACGAAAGGTTGTTTTACAAACAGGTGAACACGAAGAGTTTCAACAAGAGCTCAAGAGGCGAAAATGGATCAAATTGACGAAATACGCAGCTCATGCAAACGTAGCCGTTGTAAAAGAATTCTATGCTAATGCAATGTTGCTCAAAGCAGGAGATCCAACCTTCAAAAGCTTTGTCAGAGGGAAAGAGATATCCTATAGTGGCCGAGTCATTAACCATTTCCTGGGTACGGAACTAAATTTGGGTCCATCAGGCTGTCAATATGTTGAATGGTGCAATAAGAAAAAGGACTACTTGAAGGTGGCTGAAAAACTGTGCAAGCGTGGGGCAGACTATGTAACTAGTGCAGCAGGCCACAAACGGAGAATTTTGAGAGGCGATTTGGTTCCCTTAGCGCAgatatggacttcttttctgCATTCCAACATTTCTCCTTGTTCTCACACCTCAGATATCACTGAGAGGAGATCCCAAATGGTATATGCTATTATGGCTGGATTATCCATGGATGTTGGAGCCATCATTGCTCAGGAGATTCATTTGACAGCAAACTCAGGCAGTACTGGTCAGCTGAGTTTCCCATCTCTAATCACCGAGCTTTGTCGCAGGGCAGGAGTTGATGTCTCAGAGCCACCTTTCCAAAAACCTCGGCAGCCTATTAATGCTCAGTTCATTTTGAAAAACTGTATGGGAAGTGAAACTCGTGCTCCCTTAGTGAGAGCTGCGCCTCCTGCTGTACCTGGTAGCATCCCTCATCGACTCGAGCTATTAGAGATTGATCAGCAATTGATCCACCAGAAGTTGGATGCCTTGTACCGTTCCCAGGTTTTGATGATGAGCAGCATACGGAGCCTCATACCTGGCATTTCTCAGGACTCATTTCATTTTCCATCTGCAGAGGAGTTTGATTCCAATGTCGCATGGCCGAAACTACCTGAAAAACAGGATTCTATTGAGGAAACGGATGAACATGCAGTTGAGAAGGAGGTGGATGAGCCTGCTGAGGAGGAGGGGGTGAGGATGCTGTTGATGCTAAGGAAGAAGAGGATGAGCAGCTTGGAGACTAG GTTTATGGCTGATCCATCTACACCTCCACCATCACAAAGTGAGGACCAAAGTCAATCATCACAAAGTGAGGACCAAAGTCAATCATCTACTCGACCCAAGTGTAGACGTGCTACTAGGCTTAGAGACTTGACTATTAGTCGTAGTGCTGATCAAAGATTGCCCATTCAATTTGATACGAGTACAGGAAAAGTTTTTGGAGACAACCGTGCAAGATTCACTAGCTTTGTGGCCTTACTTGGTAGAAGTAAGGTTAGTATTCTTATTGACGATTGGGACCATGTTCTTGAAGAAGTGAAGAACCAAATATGGCAAACGATCATG CTAACATATGATGTCCCAAACACCATCTTGTTGAGAACTAAATGGATATCATATGCTGGGCAACGGTGGAGGTGTTTCAAGACTGACCTTACTAGTCGGTATATTTATGGTAAGTTAAGTCACAAGAATCCTTGTGAGATTTATGAGTTCCTTGATGAGGAAACATGGCAGGCTTTTCGAGACAAACGATTAGACCCTACCTTTCAG GAAAAGAGAAAAGCTGCACAGGACATGGTGAAAAAAAATCTCCACCCACACAGATTGTCTCGTGGGGGATATCATAGGTTAGAGGAGATTATGATCCGTGAGGCCTCTTCCTTAGCTACCGATGATCGGTTAGATTTGAGTTTGATTTCTCCACCTCCACGTcatgagaaatggaagagaGCTCGCACTAAGCCAACAGGAGAATACATTTCTGAAGAAACTCGACTTGTAGCGGAGAGGATT gatgACTTAGTGGAAAAAAGCTCTCAAGGTTTATTCACTCAACAAGGTAGAGATGACATATTAGCTACTGCCATTGGACGTCCTGAGAAGCCAGGATATGTCCGTGGTGTTGGAGGAGGGGTAGGCATCAAACAATTCTTTGGTGGTACTACTCGAAGGGTTACTTTAGCACAACTTGCTGAATCCGATAAGAAGGTTCTAAGAAATGAGTTTAAGAAAGAGTTGTTTCCAGAATTGAGAGATGAGTTATTGTCAGAAATCAAATCTGAGATAGCATCCTTAGGATTGGCTATTCAAGGTCCACCAAAGGGGACTCCCCCGATTGTTGCTAGCACAAAGGGGAGTTGTCATCTTCCTGAGGAATCAGAGGATGGTGTTGATGTCCCTGTTGATTGTGAGTTGTATGTTGATGATCCCCCTGGGCATTTGGTGGCCTTAg gtaaaatatataatttgggaAACATCATCCACCATGAGACTATTAAAGATGACATGTTGCGAGTGGTGGTGGTAGATATTAAAGATTGTTCTGCTTGTGTTCCTGTGCCTAGTGAGGAGGTTCAAACAGTGGGACAAGCACCAGAGAATTTTGTCATTTGGCCATCCAGATTGACAAAGCCAATTTTA GACATTTCTAGGAAGACAAACATTGTTACACCTTCACAACCACAATTGTCTCCTTTACAACAACTTGGTGTAAAGGTAGTGACAATGGGGAATAAAACTATTGAGATAGATATGCCTCTTGAACTGACATGCAAGACTGCCACCACCACTTTATCTATATGTAATAGGGATATTTGTGAAATTGTCTTTGGTAATGATCTCTCTACAATAGTTCTACAAGTTTGGAATTT GTATTTGTATCACCTTAGCATCGAGAGAAAGAATGCTACTATCTATGGATTTCTTGACCCTGTTATCATTCAAAGGGTAGGAAATAAATCAAAGGAGATGCAAAAATACTTAACAGAGATGTTTGAGAAAGCTAGTAAAGAGGTTTATTTAGCACCTTACTTGCATAA GGGTCATTGGCAATTGATAGTAATTGTTCCAAATCGTTCTCTTGTAGTTCTCTTATGTTCCTTGCATAAGAAAGCTAACACATTGTCCATCAAAAATATGTTAGAGAT GTCTTTGGAAGCTTATTCAAAGTTGCGGGGTATTCCATCTGGATCTAGGAAAAAGATGCAAATAGTGACACCTAAT TGTCGACGTCAATTGGACAGCTATGAGTGTGGGTATTATGTAATGAAGCACATGCACACcattatttgtacaaacattACTGATTCATGGGATAAG ATTTTTATTGATTCATCTTCAATGGAAGCTCCAATCATTGAAGACATTAGAATTAAGTgggcttcttttattttaagtgttagtaaattGTAG
- the LOC106763763 gene encoding protein MAIN-LIKE 1-like, which translates to MLVVKLNSRQGNYLFTVVSCDDGELQRNVAIWLVNVVGIVVVADSFSQPQMQKTEKSDGHNKQRMVIFTYYNEQQEGFPEGSSDPSLLVCYVDHVAYKLWEGEDRGELKLVSHGRKLSKFGIYYPHIEAYVLSSCLLPLCNISYETANKGLISAFMERWNRDTNNLNLPVGEMTITLDDVSTLLHISIVGQFCTYVRLEFAVATIVLVDLLGVEHADATSEMRHCRGAHSATSISVSYLLLFRNLRMCGEYSWGAAALTHMYEQFGDACFAQTKQLGGYVMLVQALIYEHFPRMENRNIVPAYQEVQSRAARYVTKRHISTIRVVRLQLDNLTHAGVIWNPFEAHRITYPFESITLFSVFIRLGVSMHRHMPERVLRQYGYE; encoded by the exons ATGCTGGTGGTGAAACTGAACTCGCGTCAGGGCAACTATCTGTTCACAGTGGTCTCTTGCGATGATGGTGAACTGCAAAGGAACGTTGCAATTTG GCTGGTTAATGTTGTCGGCATCGTTGTTGTAGCTGATTCCTTTTCACAACCCCAAATGCAAAAAACTGAGAAAAGTGATGGCCACAACAAACAGCGGATG GTCATTTTTACCTATTATAATGAGCAGCAGGAAGGATTTCCTGAAGGATCATCAGACCCTTCTTTACTGGTTTGTTATGTTGATCACGTGGCATATAAACTATGGGAAGGCGAG GATCGAGGAGAATTGAAATTAGTCTCCCATGGTCGTAAATTGAGTAAATTCGGGATTTATTATCCTCATATTGAGGCATATGTACTTAGCTCTTGTTTGTTGCCTTTGTGCAACATAAGTTATGAGACAGCTAATAAGGGATTGATATCAGCATTCATGGAGAGGTGGAATCGAGACACGAACAACTTAAATCTCCCAGTTGGTGAGATGACCATAACATTAGATGATGTGTCAACACTGCTTCATATCTCCATTGTGGGACAATTTTGTACATATGTGCGGCTGGAATTTGCCGTTGCAACAATAGTTTTGGTGGACTTGTTGGGAGTTGAGCATGCAGATGCGACCTCAGAAATGAGACATTGTCGTGGGGCACAT AGTGCGACTTCCATTAGTGTATCATACCTACTACTATTTAGGAATCTGAGAATGTGTGGCGAATATTCATGGGGAGCTGCTGCATTGACACATATGTACGAACAGTTTGGTGATGCATGTTTTGCGCAAACGAAGCAATTGGGTGGTTATGTCATGCTTGTCCAg GCTTTGATATATGAACACTTCCCAAGGATGGAAAATAGAAACATCGTCCCAGCATATCAAGAAGTTCAATCGCGAGCTGCACGATATGTTACCAAACGACATATCTCTACCATTAGAGTGGTTAGGTTGCAGTTAGATAATTTGACCCATGCTGGAGTCATATGGAACCCTTTTGAAGCGCATCGGATCACTTATCCCTTCGAGTCAATTACTCTCTTTTCTGTTTTCATTCGTTTGGGTGTGTCTATGCATCGTCATATGCCAGAGCGAGTCTTGCGACAATATGGCTACGAGTGA